In Cucurbita pepo subsp. pepo cultivar mu-cu-16 chromosome LG10, ASM280686v2, whole genome shotgun sequence, the DNA window TTTTTTTCACAGGTAACTTCCATTGGAATTTCGAGGATGTGGCTAAATCAATTACTTGCATGCTTATGTCTGGTCCATTTCTCACTGGCTACACGCAGGTAAACTCTTTTTAATGTAAAGCTTTCCTATGACTTATGAAAGTATTATTCATGCACAAATAAAATAGAACTGGTACTTTGGTTTTTTTAGACGATCAATGATTGGTATGATCGAGAAATTGATGCAATTAATGAACCTTATCGTCCAATCCCATCTGGGGCAATATCTGAGAATGAGGTATGAGCTAAACCACTTGATATTCATTAGCAAAGGCATATTATCCTTCCTTAATGGTTTCTTCCTTCCATAAATTTTATCAGGTTATGGCACAAATATGGGTGTTGCTTCTGGGAGGACTTGGCTTGGCTGGTTTGTTAGATGTGTGGGTAGGTTCATTGAATTGATAGAACATACTCATCTTTCATATGTATTGTTTTTCCTGAATTTCGTTCTTATCCTTCTTAGGCAGGGCATGACTTTCCTATAGTCTTCTACCTTGCTCTGGGTGGCTCTTTGTTATCATACATATACTCTGCTCCACCTCTAAAGGTAAGTCAAaggtttttgtttctaaaattgGATCTTCTGAATGATAAGAGCATTTATTTTGTGGTTGCAGCTTAAACAAAATGGATGGATTGGAAATTGTGCTCTTGGAGCTAGTTATATCAGTTTACCATGGTGCGAAATCCTGTGATCTTTAGTAATTGGTAAATTGATATACATTGGTAGTGAATAAAAATGTCACCGAAATTACTGCAATTGACAGGTCGACAAAGTCAATTGCGTttcatatgaaaatttgaaagcttTCTTCGTATCTCTGGTCAGTGATTAATATTCACACTCATTTGAATGGCCTTGGACTTTTGAGCATATTGTTATCCTATGGGCAAAAGCTGATCAAAGGAGAACATCCTTTCTCTATTGACCATGAAATCTAATGTTATGATTACACTTTATCCACACAAATTTAGATAATGAATACTTTATAAACTTCTAATGCACTTCGAGTGGAACCACGTGTGTCGAACTTGAATCCTATACATGGAACGTCCAATCGATGGCTAGTTTGCAGTTATCTtcaatttattgtttatataAAGTTAATTGGATTGTTCCAGGCTCTACAATAATCATATGTATTACAAaattttctctgttctttatAATATGATAAGTTTTCCCTTTCCAGTAACAGCTAATTTTTAATCTCAGGTGGGCAGGTCAAGCTTTATTTGGAACACTCGCTCCTGATATTGTGGTTCTTACACTCTTGTACAGCATAGCTGGAGTACgctcaatttattttttgagttcCTACTTTCACAAAATCCAATACTAATGCGACTGCCTTCTGATTTGCCTTAACCAGTTTGGAATAGGCATTGTAAATGATTTCAAAAGTGTTGAGGGGGATAGAGCTTTAGGACTTCAGGTATTTCATTCTAAAACAGTCTTTGATTTGTAAAACTAATTTTGGTCTTAttagattctttttgttttgttattctATTGTCAGCTTTTATTGTTTACTGCTCTTACAGTCACTTCCAGTAGCTTTTGGTGCTGAAACTGCTAAATGGATTTGCGTTGGCGCTATTGACATAACTCAATTATCTGTTGCTGGTAATTCTTTTAGCACTGTTTTATTCAAGGGGTCTTCACTTTAAATCCATGCGCAAAATTAAGGTCACCAGAccattgaaaaataagaacataagTTGATCATTTCTTGGCTTCTGCCTGTCTGGTAATTTACATTTTGTAGGGTCTTCACCATGTTTGAGTTTCATCTTTTCGTACATGCACCCTTCTATTGAATTTTGTAATAGTTGTGCTCTTCTATAATATCGAACCACCTCCAATGTGCCTACATCTATTAAGCTTTGTTAGCCACCGAAGGAATTGAGCAATGTTGAAAGTACTGCAGATGATATCTCTGATTCTCAACGTAACAATTAACTGAGATAAGGATAAGAATCCCAAAAGTTTGTTTGCAACAAGcgaatatttaatattctgCATTCTGATTGTTGGAAAGATAGATTGCTCGATCTCTCTTTGCCTTCTCtaccaaaataatattccTGAATGCCAAGGTCTGAAAGATGGTGTTCTATGAACTGCATTCTTGAAGGAAACTGTTAGGAAACATGAATCTctacgatggtatgatattgtccactttgagcataagctatcgcggctttgttttttgttttctccaaaaggtctcatgcCAAttgagatgtattctttacttaaaaatccatgatcattctctaaattagccaacgtgggacttcCCACTTTCCTCCACAAAAACCATATATGGGTCTCTCATACTAAAGGCTTAAAAGCTATCATCCTGCCATGtgtataaaatgaaaattgctATTTATTTGCGATGTAGATCCAGAAATCATAAGGACTAGAATCGGGACTTTGATCTGCAAGCTAATTACACTGTTCCCTCTACCATATTTGACATGAACGTGACCGCAAATACTATTACTTATTGCAGGTTATCTGTTGGGAGCTGGCAAGCCGTATTATGCATTAGCCCTCCTTGCTCTAATTGCTCCCCAAGTTTTTTTCCAGGTATATACTTTTAAAGAAACGTCATATGGTGTCAGTTTTCTCTTAAGTAGGCAGCCGCTGCTGAACAACTGTCTAGTAATGTAAGGGGGTATTATTTGGTATTCAAGTATTGGGATGTAAATTGTGATCCCatctctttctattttctttaattataattgaatAGTTGTGTTTGATTCGACAATCAGCCTTCTAGCTGAACTTTCCTTTTAGTTGCAACGAACATTAATACTCGACTAATGCATTCTATTATGGTTTTTGCAGTTCAAATACTTTCTCAAGGACCCCGTCAAGTACGATGTCAAATATCAGGTACTCAAATTCTTCTTTAAAGTGTAGAATTGCGTTCATAGAAACTGCTATATAGAGCCGTTTCTCTCTGTGCTATTTGTCAAAGCATTATCGTTCTGCCCTATCCAACAACTTTAAGTGGTCCGAACCCCATGACGTCCATAATCGTGTACCTACCTGCCACTACCACGCCAGATTTGTCAGCTTCTTTATActtctttatatttctttttacagattttgttgggttgagttgagatTTTTATATCNaaaaaaaaaaaaaaaaaaaaaaaaaaaaaaaaaaaaaaaaaaaaaaaaaaaaaaaaaaaaaaaaaaaaaaaaaaaaaaaatcaattaaatagtttattcAAATNACCATTTCTAAAACACTTTTTCCAAACATGGCCAAGGCTCACTTAAACGTCCAGAATAACtgatcaaaaaaataattatgttattaagtatatatatatatattttaaatgaataattattaataaatttgaatgggtttattttagtataattCATAAACTACCCAACCAACCCACCCAACCCATGATTGAATTGANtttttttttttttttttttttttttttttttttttttttttttaacttttttttcaatttacgTTTGCATTAACATTTCAGGCCAGTGCCCAGCCATTTCTTGTGCTGGGGCTGTTGATCACTGCTCTTGCAACCAGCCATTGAACTCTAGCATGCGGAAAATCAAACGTACGTACACGTACAGACATGCGTGACAAACGCAATGCCAGCAAGAGCAGACAGCAAAGTCTGCAGACTACCCCAGCAGCAGCCAGACCAAGTCAGGTTACATTCGCCTGGTTTGGTAAACCAGTTTTGGATCTCTATCAGCATATTTCAAAGCTTTGATTTAGGATTGTGTCACAATAAGGTCTTATTTAACGATTAAAGTAGGAACAAAATTTCCTCAGTTCTTCAAAGCCTTCAACAGATTTAGTTTGTGCATTACACGTGAATTTTCTCGGTTTCTAATGAGATACGTCTCCTTACTTCAGGTTGCAATTGAATCAGAATATGCATACATACTGGAATTCTGTTCTCTTGCTTCCGGCTGGCtcatatatttttcaggtCGGCCAACCAACTATGCTGGCTTAAATTTCTTCTCGTTTAGATTCTAGTATTCTATTTGATGCATTTTACTTGCAACTGTCTCAAAATTATCAACATCGTTATAATTAAGATACTTAGTTCTTGAGAACACTTAGGATTGAAAAACACTTATATATTTAGTTCTGTTTAGCCATATGTAGGATTTTAGGTGGTGTTCTCTGATAGAGAGGACATTAATTTCTCACTTCAAGCAGAAACATCCATATACACACCCGACACTGTAGGGTAAGGCATCCAAGGACATGATTTATTCAAGATGCTCCAAAAGAAAGCACACACTTAAAAGAAAGCCAACGACATTATGAAAGCTTTTACTTAGCCCTGAACTTGGACTCGTCAATTTCAACCCCTTCCTCAGCCGCACGCTCTCCTCCTGGCATACCCGAGTTGCTCAACCCTCCTTTACGGCCCATCTCTTGGTACCCTTCGTGTCCCAACTGCTCCTTCCTCGTCTGACCCCCACGGCTCCGCCCTGCATTTCACCATCGAACAAAACCTCTCTAGTCAGTTCAGTACTTGCAAGGCAGTATAAAGAGTTTCCATAGTTAGTTGCTTGAGGTGAGGATTTTAGTAGGTTCAGCTTAGAATTGGTTAGACAAAACTACATATTTTGAGCGTACCCCAAGTTTCTGGCTTCCTAAGTGCTCTTTTCAAAGGATTAAAAGGTGTTTTTAGAGAATTAGAAGTATAAAAGTCGACAAGTCGGTACACCTTCTGCAAGGTGCTCCTGAGCTTCCAGACTCTTCCCCCCAGTTCCACCGGGGACGACAGTCTCCCCTTGCCTAGCCCTGGCGTCGAGTTCACATCTTTCCTGCTCCGAcgacatctctctctctcttactgtGTCAAATACTTAGCTTTAACGTTACAAGATTGTTGTATGCTATCTCTTTTTGCCACTCAGGTTTATATAGAATTTGAGCTTTGTAAGTCCCAAAAAAAAGGGCAAAATGGACACTTCGCAGTGTCTACGTGGCAGATAGTGGACCATAGAGCATTGGGTGACTGACACGTAGGTGATTACTCAGTCTAAAATTGTCTTCTAGTGTCAAAAGAATGACACGTGTTGAGGAGAAATTAATCTGGTAGCGGTTCCAACATCCTAGCATGCCGACTCATCTATCAACATTTGTTTTCAGATATGTCCTCAACTTTCTTCTCATGCATGGTTATCACTGGAATACACCCGGGGCTAGAGCATGTCGTGGAAGAAGCACACTGGCCGTGCTTCGACTGTGTCTCCGGGACACAGTTGAATGTAGATATCATGAACGCGAGGTGCAAGATTCCCGGCCGAGAAACCCGGGCAACCACTCTCCTATGTACTGATCGCTAGCGCATCTAGGGCCTCGGTGCCTAGTGGAGCTGGAGAGGCCTAGCCTGATCTGAGAAGTGCTAATTCGGTTCGTTTCGACTTCATTCAAGAACACCGCACCTGGAATCAATAAGAAAACAAGTGCTAAGTTTTAGATCAGTGAATAAACCGAAACGAAAGAAGAGACCTTTCTCGCTCGGTGCCTAAAGTGCACTATGCTCCCCTTCAACAAATGAGAGTTTTCGGTGGAACAGGTGAATACGCGAGCAGGTTAGATGCGTGGGACAAAGGGCTCGTAGTACATGCTAGCGCAGCTATGCAGTGGAAGGGAAGGAACCAAATCGActcccttttttctttgataaaaAAACAGTACAAAGAGATTAGACTCTCGAATGAGACTAAGCAGCTACCGACCATTCCGACGCGACCCCTAATCTACCTTGATTAAGACGGAACAAACCaaacctataaaaaaaaatgggagtaataattattattgttcttaaaTACCACAATTtctgagaatttttttttatttctcggatgttgttttcccttttctttatatatatatatatatatatatatatatatatatatatatatatatatatatatatatatatattttacaaaattcctctttaataaattctttaattgatcatttctattttctaaaatgatttctattaaaaatataatagattttaataaattaaatcatattagataagtacaaatataatataaacaatatttaaccaacataatttttaaaaatttaattttcaatataaaaaaattaaaaaaattatataaaatatatatatttataaaaattaatattgtatGGCTATCTAGAACTATATAGGGACCGTACCTATTTTCTAATattcaatcatttttatttttatatattaaccttttttttttcttttttaaatctatatttttatttacaaaagcGTTGCCTCtgtctaaaattaaaatgaggTGGCACTGGTCAAACTTCCAaataaatgctatttttattagataacTCCATTGAAATTTGTCgtataaaaaattgatgtgattattttagtattttatcaaaatattttagacATATAATGACAAAGGTTCCGGTGcgagaaatttcaaaatgtcATGACATTTGAAATCAGAACTGTTCGATTCTTAAAACTGAAGTTTCActttaatcattaatttttatttattttattcattttaatcattaatttttatttattttattcttaattgaattatgaacatgtttcattttaatcattaatttttatttattttattcttaattgaattatgaacATCTATCATGTTTAtgtaaatattattagaaactaatttaattttatttattttttatttattttattcttaattgaaatatgaagATCTTATCATGTTTatgtaaatattattatgaactaatttaattttatttattttattcttaattgaaatatgaagATCTTATTATGTTTAggtaaatattattatgaactaatttaattttttatttattttattcttaattgaattatgaacCTATGAACCTCTTATCATGTTGATGTAAATATCATAatgtaaatattgttcttatCATGTTCATATAAACTAATAAAGGGCGAATAAGGAGatattaagatattatttatgttcatgtaaatattatttatgaactAATAAAGGGCGAATAAGGAGATAAATCGACCGTACAAGGCGAATAAAGAGATATTATTTATGTTcatgtaaatattatttatgaactAATAAAGGGCGAATAAGGAGATAAATCGACCGAAAAGgttttgaagaaattctaaaaaggttttgaagaaattctaTCCTCATCTAACTCTAAAACCTTGTTGAAGAAATTCTAAGAAGgttttgaagaaattctaTCCCCATATAACTCTAAAACCTAAAACCTCGGATCCTTCTCTTTCACTTTTCCTTCTTGAATTTTTCGTTTTGAAAGAACCAAACTATCACGTTTTCCTTCTTgaatttttggttttgaaaGGAGAACCAAACTATCATGCAACTTGCTCCGATTTCACCTAACGAATGAGGGAATTCCAATTTCACATATGGGGGAATTCCAATTTCACTATCACGCAACTTGCTCCGATTTCACCTAACGAATGAGGGAATTCCAATTTCACATGTCGGGGAATTCCAATTTCACATGTCGGGGAATTCCAATTGTCGGGGAATTCCAATTTCACATGTCGGGGAATTCCAATTTCACATGTCGGGGAGGAGTTCTGATTTCCTGTGGATTAACTAGAGATTAACCCATTGGCATGGGTCGAGAGATTTCGCGTCTTTTTACAACTTCTATACCCAACTCGTGTTGGGCGTTAGATTGTGCCCCAACATGGACACGAAAGAGTCCAACGTTTGAGAAGAGAACCTGAACCTAGATGAATTGATGAATGAATGTTCAAGATATCTACATTAGATTTTAGACTTAATTAAAATTCGATTCCTAACAGATATCTCGAAACAAGTCGAAATGGTAGATAATGGCGTGTATGACACGAACAAACgtaaattataacaaaataaaaccaatATTCAAGCATGGCATAAGTTTATAACTTCAAGCCCCCCTACTTCTATTTCCATGTAGAAGAGAACACAAGGTACAGCAAAATTCGTCCCTTCCACAAACACCAAACCCCCCCGACAGCCGGCAGCCAAGACAACCGATAAGAGATGGCCCGGCCGACGTACACGTGTCgagaaaacaaaaggcaaCCATAAAAGGAGAACagtaaaggaaatgaaaaacaCCCGCCCACATACATATTATTGTACATACACCAAAGCCAGGGTGGTTCAGCGGTCCTTGGTCCTGAACTTGGACTCGTCGATCTCGATTCCTTCCTCCTCCACCCGCTCGGCGGCGGACTTATCCATGGTGCTCAGCCCACCCTTCTTGCCCATCTCTTGGTACCCTTCTTGCCCCATCTGCTCCCTTCTCGTCTCTCCTCCCCGGTGCCCCATCTCCTGATACCCTTCATGCCCCAGCTGCTCTTTCCTCGTCTGCCCGCCCCGGCTCCGACCTTCAACCAACCAAGTTTCACTTATCCGTTCATAACAAATAACTGaccatgcccttaacttaatcatatcaataataaaattcgACCGATCCGTAATTCGTAACaacatggtattagaatcATACCCTTAACtgttaataaaattcaaccaTAAAAAACAGAGAGTTGCCATTCTTAACATGATAAAAGAGTCCTGCTCTTGCCTTAATCATATCCATAAAATTCAGCCGTAATTcgtaacatgatatcagagtcatgttcaacttagtcatatcaataaaattcGATGCTGAAAAACCTTGGATGcttaaaatagacaatattataccattgtaaAGCCTGATTTAACATGTCACCAGTGTCATACCCTTGACTTGGATTAAATGCTTAATCCTATAGACAATATCGAGAGCTTGATTTAAGCTGGCACCCgtgtcatgcccttaacttaatcatattaataaaattctcaaatcaaaatatatgaacaaaatatgtaCTTCGAAGACTCCAAAAAAGGAaccgagtctcgattaagctTGTTTGAAGAGGGTGATTCCTAATAATTATTACCTTCAGCGAGGCGTTCTTGAGCTTCGAGGCTTTTCCCGCCGGTTCCGCCCGGAACAACGGTCTCTCCCTGCTTTGCTTTGGCCTCCAGCTCCGATCTTTCCTGCTGCGCCGCCatattccttcttttcttgctttctGGTTTGTGCGTATATGTAAGgccttaaattttttgaagtttgaagaaGTGGTGGAAAGGGACGGTTCTGGGAGTTCATTTATAAGCCGGAAATTGGAAGAGCTCCGATGACGAAACGCCTTGTGAAATGGACACGTAATATGGCAAACGCGGCGAATTCCGGTGCGAATAAGCCATTTCTTCAAGACACGTCATTAAAACTGTCGTCTTTGTGCACTGTGTCGACACGTGGATCTCTACTCTTATGCCCAACCCTTCCTTAGTTTCTCTCCCATCCTCACTAGGCCACTGTTTGGTGTCTGTCTCTAATATAGcagtccaagtccactgctCGCATATATTGCCCTTCCCATTAACAATTTGGATCAAACTATTTGCAACTGTTACAAGGGTTGTATTACAGGCCGTATGTCCATGGGTGCAGGATTCTTCGAAAAAGCGCAAGTTGACTTGGAGACCTGGAACCTTGGCTTAGCAACGAATGAAGGGGAGCTCAAAGAGCTTTCTTCCCCAGTGGCTTATGTAGTGGTCGGACGGCAGAAAGCCTAGTGTTTAACACTcaattttattcatatactaTAAACTCTTTAAGTTATTActtaatatgattttattataCTAATGACCTTGAATTTTTCATACGATTCGGATaataaaattagtattaagatcaaattattaattatgaagtCTAATCAACATGAATTAGGAGCTCGAGTCGTTGCTTTTCTCTatgttacttttgaaaaagaaaactcttTTACCTTCAACCGCTCAAACTTTCTATATTCCTTTTATTTCTCATCGAACAAACTACATCTTGTATTCTTGGCTTGATATCATAGAATTTTCCTACTTTATAGCATGCCGACGTAATTTTTCTACTACATGTTTGTTTTCATGGtgtttttccaaaattaaatatgttgtACCACAATTGGTGCATTAATCTTTTCAACCTTAACGTTTTTTGTCGGTTGGTTTCATTATTACAAGGCTGATCTAAACTTGGCTTGACTCCAAGACGTCGAATCCATGTTAAATTACCATTTAGCGAGTATGTTAGGACTTAATACATGTATCTTCACCGATCAACGTATTTCTAATGGCTGAAAGTAGATCATAAAGAGATTTCTCTTCAATctatattgaataaaaaaaaaaataccattgaTTATCTCGAtgtgaaattaataaaagaaaaaactcataaccgatttaaaaaaatatctctaaatttttaaaagttaaaaaaaaaatctaaaaattatatttactgTCAGTTTTTAGATAGATAaacactttattttaaaaatatttttgaacagtaagtttcattaatatttttaatttaaaaaaaatttaaaaaataaagtattatgtttaaaaaaatgttcagaTTAACCcctaaactttataataaaaattaatttttttttactacacaTGGTTATTTCTAAAAGTTTATTAGTAGGGTTGAAAAGGTGGTATTAAGggtaatataatttatatatattttaagttttaaattttttaaaaaatataaaagatattaataatttttttaaaagatgaagtattttttaaagttaagtatttttaaaataaatattaaccaatttcatttcaaatatatttattatttttttaaaaaaaatttaaaagtatttttagacttaaaaaaaattaaaatatttttaaccaattaaattttttttttgcagtatatatattatatataaacacAAAATCTANaaaaaaaaaaaaaaaaaaaaaaaaaaaaaaaaaaaaaaaaaaaaaaaaaaaaaactcattaatTCAAGTGATGAACGAATTAGAAAATTCGACCTcccaagaaaaaagaaaaaagaaaagaaaaaaaaaaaggaacccAAAACCCTAATCAGCACAGAGCTGTTCCTATATAAACAAAGGCAGGCGGAGATGGAGAGTGAACCCTAGTTTTCTTCTCTGCCTTATGCTTCCAGTTCGAGAGTTGCTACTTTCAATTTCCActgtttttgttgttcttagCTGGTGAACTTGAGTTCTCCTTCGCTTCACGTTGCTGAAAGGTTTCTGAATCTCCAAAGTAATGCCGTCGGACGATGAAAGGGAGGAGGTGGAGTTGGATCTCTACTCTCCGGATGTTGTTACAAACTACAAAAATGTTGCCGAGATCATAAACGGTGAGTTATCTCTGTTTTTCTATTACaatcttttcccttttcttcatCATTAGCATGTCTGATTGATCTCGCGGCTTAATTACTCTTCGATGTTCTGATATGTCATTTATGATATTGTTGTTGGAAATGAAACAATGTTGCAGAGGCAATGCAGCTGGTGATATCCGAATGTAACCTAATGTTAAAATCGTTGACATTTGCGAAGAAGGCGATTTCTTTTCTCAGAGAGTAGGCTTTAAAATTAgatcttcaaaatttctcCAGCTTGCGCTAATCGTTTTTTAGcaagttctttttttgtttgaatgtgAAGGAAAACTAGCAACATGTATAAGAATGTTCAGATGAAGATAGAACGGGCGTTGCCTTTCCAATTTGCATCTCTGAAACAAAACTGGCGGCCACTTTTCACCCCTAGTTAGCGATGAAACAGTGATGGAAGAAGGAAATATACTCAAGATATAAGCAACTATAATGCACTGGTTATCAGGCAGCTTTGCCGAGGTGATATAGAACTTGGGGTTTGCCTCTTTTCCCTGTTGCTTATATTGTGTATGTCAaatttgagataaaatataaattgtcACGAAAATCTATTGTGATCTTATGATAGTGGGTGAAGTCTCTATGGTTAAACAATCCATTTCCCCATAACTGGATTATGAAGGCAACTTTGCCGAGGTAATTTGTGACTTGTGGGTTACCTCTTTTCCCTGTTGCCTATATTGTGTATGGTTAATTTGGAATTTTGTAGGTTGACATCTTATGTATGATGCCTATGGTCTCAATTGTCCAAATTACATACGAAATATACTGCCATGATAATCTCTTGTGATGTCTTATGATAGTGGCTAGAGtttatattattaacaaaaagaTATGCTTTCCCTCAACTAGATGAAGGCAACTTTGCCGAGGTAATTTGTCACTTGTGGGTTACCTCTTTTCCCTGTTGCCTACATTGTGTATGGTTAATTTGGGATTTTGTAGGTTGACATTCCATGGATGATGCCTATGGTCTCAATTGTCCAAAATACATACAAAACATATTGCCGTGATAATCTCTTGTGATGTCTTATAGTAGT includes these proteins:
- the LOC111803248 gene encoding chlorophyll synthase, chloroplastic isoform X1, with product MALTLNTAPFVRSSSIQANRVRNQYALSPVSVSFSRRRLSVIAAETDKNEVKSQAPDKAPASGGSSFNQLLGIKGAALETNKWKIRLQLTKPVTWPPLVWGVVCGAAASGNFHWNFEDVAKSITCMLMSGPFLTGYTQTINDWYDREIDAINEPYRPIPSGAISENEVMAQIWVLLLGGLGLAGLLDVWAGHDFPIVFYLALGGSLLSYIYSAPPLKLKQNGWIGNCALGASYISLPWWAGQALFGTLAPDIVVLTLLYSIAGFGIGIVNDFKSVEGDRALGLQSLPVAFGAETAKWICVGAIDITQLSVAGYLLGAGKPYYALALLALIAPQVFFQFKYFLKDPVKYDVKYQASAQPFLVLGLLITALATSH
- the LOC111804227 gene encoding carrot ABA-induced in somatic embryos 3 produces the protein MAAQQERSELEAKAKQGETVVPGGTGGKSLEAQERLAEGRSRGGQTRKEQLGHEGYQEMGHRGGETRREQMGQEGYQEMGKKGGLSTMDKSAAERVEEEGIEIDESKFRTKDR
- the LOC111803249 gene encoding protein EMB-1, with protein sequence MSSEQERCELDARARQGETVVPGGTGGKSLEAQEHLAEGRSRGGQTRKEQLGHEGYQEMGRKGGLSNSGMPGGERAAEEGVEIDESKFRAK
- the LOC111803248 gene encoding chlorophyll synthase, chloroplastic isoform X3; this translates as MKAPDKAPASGGSSFNQLLGIKGAALETNKWKIRLQLTKPVTWPPLVWGVVCGAAASGNFHWNFEDVAKSITCMLMSGPFLTGYTQTINDWYDREIDAINEPYRPIPSGAISENEVMAQIWVLLLGGLGLAGLLDVWAGHDFPIVFYLALGGSLLSYIYSAPPLKLKQNGWIGNCALGASYISLPWWAGQALFGTLAPDIVVLTLLYSIAGFGIGIVNDFKSVEGDRALGLQSLPVAFGAETAKWICVGAIDITQLSVAGYLLGAGKPYYALALLALIAPQVFFQFKYFLKDPVKYDVKYQASAQPFLVLGLLITALATSH
- the LOC111803248 gene encoding chlorophyll synthase, chloroplastic isoform X2, with the protein product MLYRRFLFRFLEGDYRLLPLKLTRMKAPDKAPASGGSSFNQLLGIKGAALETNKWKIRLQLTKPVTWPPLVWGVVCGAAASGNFHWNFEDVAKSITCMLMSGPFLTGYTQTINDWYDREIDAINEPYRPIPSGAISENEVMAQIWVLLLGGLGLAGLLDVWAGHDFPIVFYLALGGSLLSYIYSAPPLKLKQNGWIGNCALGASYISLPWWAGQALFGTLAPDIVVLTLLYSIAGFGIGIVNDFKSVEGDRALGLQSLPVAFGAETAKWICVGAIDITQLSVAGYLLGAGKPYYALALLALIAPQVFFQFKYFLKDPVKYDVKYQASAQPFLVLGLLITALATSH